The genomic DNA GCTTTGTTAGCTGCATTTGAAAACCGAGGCGAAACTATGCCGGGTGTTTTTTCACTATTGGTATTTTGCTCGCTCATTATAGGCCAGGAACAACTGTTGAAACCTTCTGAAGTCCTTCTAAGTGGGCTATGTAGATCTATTGATTGTTTGGTATTCTGTAATGGTCGAAGATGCTCTTCTATATGAAGCAATAATAAAATAAATTTGAACCTGACAACCGTTATTCGTGAAAGATGATATCTTCATATGGCGAGCAAGTGGAGAGTGGAGCCTGGACTTCCAAGAGGCTTGGGAGGCGAATGGAGTTTCTGGGCTCTTGCTGTAACCATTTGCGcaactttgagaaaattGGCGTACGCTCTCCTGActtatttcttcttcctaGAACTGTTTGCGTGGCGGCCTCTACCAACCTTGACGGAGTGATGTTTCAGGCCCGAAATCGCGAATGGCGATATGAAGTTCTCTGCCGAACCACCTCCTATCCAGTCATTTAGGATCTTCTCGTTGTGTCTGCGGGTCCAATCTTCCTGTTTGAGGGCTTTTTCGTACTCTTTTTGGTCTTCTCTCAGTAGGTCGGTTGTTTGGGCGTGCTTACTGTGGACGAAACCTTTCTTTCCGAAACGTTTTTGTGAGTTCTTTGATAGAGGACTTGCTATCGAATAGCGGTTTCCGCGATTGTTCCATTGGAAGTTTGCCTTCAAGTGCGGTGTGACGTCGCCTGTCGCCGCGTCTACGGATACGGCACAGCGCATAAGAGTTGAGTAGCCACCGCATGAGGGGCAAAAGTGCTTGGGAGTGCCGTCCTTGGGGAGGGgcaacattttgaagcaggcATGACATCTGAGCATGTAGTTCCGGAGCTTTCTGATCTTCAGACCCGACAGGAAGTTCATGAGGTTCAGATTCATCTGCAACGCCACGTTTTGCACTGCAAAATCACCAGTGGCAAGGGCCACTTGGTTCTGAGGGAGTTTTAGATGGTTCTCGGATGTCGTCTCGTGGGAATCCTCGCGCACGTTTGTTCCTTTGGTGTCTTCGCCGCTGTCTTTTATCATAACCTCAGT from Lachancea thermotolerans CBS 6340 chromosome F complete sequence includes the following:
- the NOB1 gene encoding rRNA-binding endoribonuclease (similar to uniprot|O00021 Saccharomyces cerevisiae YOR056C NOB1 Nin1 (One) Binding protein essential nuclear protein involved in proteasome maturation and synthesis of 40S ribosome subunits required for cleavage of the 20S pre-rRNA to generate the mature 18S rRNA.), translated to MSAETAAHVNSLVLDATPLITQSYSHYQSYAKSFFTTPTVFQEIKDEQARKNLELWRSLGTLELRHPKAESIKRVKDFAMLTGDYAVLSANDIHIIALTYELEVELNGGDWRLRTRPGDDLAETAEKEADQEKEVLAKSKKKRRRGGKKQREKRQQQEQEQEQEQETQGQEQEGAGLAQDQASEPDAQEPHEDEIANSLENLEMADAQSSQEAADGSYFEDDDDGEWINPENLTEVMIKDSGEDTKGTNVREDSHETTSENHLKLPQNQVALATGDFAVQNVALQMNLNLMNFLSGLKIRKLRNYMLRCHACFKMLPLPKDGTPKHFCPSCGGYSTLMRCAVSVDAATGDVTPHLKANFQWNNRGNRYSIASPLSKNSQKRFGKKGFVHSKHAQTTDLLREDQKEYEKALKQEDWTRRHNEKILNDWIGGGSAENFISPFAISGLKHHSVKVGRGRHANSSRKKK